The following DNA comes from Erigeron canadensis isolate Cc75 chromosome 3, C_canadensis_v1, whole genome shotgun sequence.
TCCCAACAGAAGCTTCTGAATTTCTCGTTGCAGAATCCTTCTCCAAGTTCTCATCAGAAATTATCGTAGCAGAATCCTTCTTCAAGTTATCATCTGCTTTTTCTTTAAGTGCATCTTGAGGACCTACAACAAAAGCTGTTAGAAACAAAGCAACAACTTCAAATTACTAGAATCTATGTCATCTATGCACCTTGAGCTAAAGCCTCTGCGTTAACACTGATTGTCCGCCGCCTTCCTCGTTTTCCTTTAATTGTTGAATACTTTTTCTGCTTTCGGACGCTCTGTTCTGTTCCAAGTACGGTTTGCTCCTTTACAGGTTCCTGGTTCTCTTCCGACGATTTCGTTCCTGAACTTGTAGGCAGACCATCATCTTTCCTTTCAGCATCTTCCACAGAAACTGCAGAGTGACCAACATCATCGCCATTCTGTTCATCGACTGCTATTACAAAGATATTTTGATTGTTAAAAACTATGCATCGTTGTTTTGTAAAAAGGGAGAATAAAAGATCTAGACTGTTTGAAATATACCTGCAACCCGAGTCTCCGAGCTTATGGCTTGTAACTTGGGTGGTCTACCCCTCTTCCTTTTTGGAGTAACAGATGCAGCATCCCCTACTTTTTCCTCCTAAATGAAAACATGAAACAACTTTGAAGAAGCACAAATCTACAAGGCTGGCACAAGGCgccatatttatatcattttattcaatGCAAGTTTCCGAGCGACTGTTTTATGTAAATTTCTCACCTTATTGACCTGTGTCAATGGTGCTAATGGACCATCCGGTTGTTTTGTTTCGACTTCTGCAACATCTGGAATTTCTTTGGAAGGTAACTTCTGAAGTATTTTCCCTTGTGATACCGTCATCCCATTACATTGCAACCCCATGACAACAGGGAGAGTAAGATCTTTCTTAGCTTCCCCATCCATGATTTCTGGGGCTCTTGTTTCGACTGAATCTACTTTAGCTCCTGGAAGATATTTTTCTCCATGAGCATTTAATACACGTACACAACTCTTTAAAGGAACAGATAAGAATATATGAGAAATTAGGATTCAATTAGCCACACACCATCACCTGAAGCTTCCAAACTTTTAACTTCGTTGGCAGATCTACCCCTCTTTCTTGAAGAATCTGCTGTTGGAGTTTCTAGTTCAATGCTTTTTCCTCGTTTACTACGCTGTAATAAATGACTAGTTAAATTTTGCTTGTTAACACCATGTGAAGCCATTGAAGgaaaatcaaaacaagttatTTCTCCATTAGAAGACAAGCAATATCTAGATGGTGAAGGTTATTACTGACTGTGCCAGAGAAAATACATCAGCTACATCATCTACTTGTGCCCTTGGTAGATGAAATAAGTTGATCATACTAAAAGTTTGACAAATGAGATTTAACTTACCACTTTCTTTCCGTGAGAAAGATTCTCAGTTTTACCAAAGGTTTGGTCATTCATTCCACTTGCTTCATAATCGAATCCCTCGGATTGCCCAACAGATGGCACACTTGTTTTTTCACTTGAATCAACAAACCCAACTTCAATATCATCCTTCTGTCTCTGGGAAGGCGGTGAATGCTTACCAAGATTTGTCTGCTCTGTACTCTTGTTTATTAATGTTGCAACGGTAGATTGTCTAGCAGTTGCAGGGGTTGTCTGATCAGTGTGCGTATCCATCAAGGAACGAGTAGTTCTCCCCTCTGTGTCCCCCTTCACGGTATACATTCAACAACATTCTCAGCACTATttacaaaacaataatttaaaaagaGTGCTCAAGAGAATCTAGGAGCTGAGATTTCAACATAATAAGCCTCATACATAATTTTCTTATTTAGGATCAGATGATCAGCACAAGCAATTCTGGGGTGCACGTTTTGTACAGAAAGTGTTAGATGGTTCTTGATCTACCTCTGTAAACATTTCTTATACTAACTTTTTGATATCACTGATTTCTTCGATGACTAAACTCATGTTTCATTTAAAAGTACTACATTGAATTTTCCACTTTGAGAAAAATCAAAATGGATGATAAACGAATTGAGAACTCAACCAAACAGAAAAGGACCTAGAGAAATCAATTGATTCCAGAGTTAGGTGCAAACAGATAAATAACCTGAGATTTGGGCTGGTATATGATTCTCCTGTTTAGAAGTGTTAAGTAATGGAAAACTGAAAATATGAAATAGAGATGGAATTAATTACTGATTTATCCTTTTCAATCATTTTATGTATTACGAGGGAAAGtgcccgcgcattgcggcggtgagattgTAGggatgataggttataggaggtgataagtcatagagtgtgatagccaaatgctttatccgtacaggctccgccctcacatttaaaaattgccgaaagtatatcgaatgacatctctaatcaaagagcatgaaattttaagaacacccatacactttttataatttatcgatatacggtttttgagataaaagattttgaatgaattagatgaataaaatgatttatgttggagagataaaaaaatgagtggttgagatttgaggagagggaagaaaatgagtggttgagatttaaagcaCCCCCAATGGGTTAGTCCAATACTAACCAATACAGTGTCACATCAGCAAAACCTCTTTCCAATACATTTTCCTCGATTCACACCCAACACCAACACATCCAATACATTCCAATACACTCCAACATATTTactttcaaacttttaataaataaaaccacaaatatatttcataaaataaacataaatattatataaaattctaaaataccattttattaataaaaacgagtaccatacataaaaaaaacattaaaataaaaaacattacaaacttaaaGAGAAACATACAACATTTTTCGCATGTTTTAGAGCAATTTAACAATAGAAATTATTCATTGATTTCGCCCATATAATCAGATGGTTCAAGGTGGTAATCGCACAAGCAAGTTGTTCAATAGCAATTTGAATCTTATCAATCTTATCCCCCAAAGTTTGTGATTTGATCAGAAATGTTAGATAACATGCCAATATTTATAGGAGCTAAAAGACGCTCccccaacgttcaaaattcaaaatatttacacttttagtccttcaacgttcgaattcaaaatatttacacttttagtccctcaaacggtcaaaagttcaaaacattTACACTTCTGGTCCCTGAACGACTACCTGGATTGTCAATCTATAAATACCGACCCAGAGCACAATTgagtttcatcaccattccaAATTTCATTCTTCTATAAGctcatttactttttttaaccaaatggcatcctcatcatcaaataAGAATGTTCATCGACCTCGTCTGACCGAAGATGAAATGAAAACACAAATCATGGTTGATATCAAAGAGAACACCCTCCttccctccttcaaactgaaatCTCTTAATGTATTTCGTGTCTATTAAAGATGATGACGAGTATCGTATCTTaatgtatttcgtgttttaattatgtgttttttaatatgtaatgtgtttgttttaattaagtaatgtgtaatattttgtttaaggttatatgaataaaaaaatattatattcaaatttatttattttttaatgcaaAGTAGCCGTTGGAGGggaaaagtaaaacaaaacaaCATTGCTTCTCCGTATTCACCACCACGGACCACCCAATATGTCGCTCAATACGAACCCAATACGGTACACACCCAATGGTGTGTGATTGGGTGTGTGCCGTATTCAAAATCCAATACACCGAATACGGAGCTACATAAGGGTGCtcttaagggtattataggtatattagctaaggatgtttaaattagtgaataaagaagaggggtattttaggtacttcaaatcATGAATTGAGATGTTCAAAAAGggtaaaatgctttataagatagtatagatatatgtttctTTATATGTGTTTTAAAAGCACAATACAATCTAAAATCTCATATCCCTTTTCTACTGTTAATGTATCGAATACTTATGTTTTTTGATGCAAGGCACAAATATGATACGAATACCATGGCTTAAAAAATAAGTGATTTTGTGCTTCAATAAAAATGCAGTGTTTACATAACTTTATATGATACACTTCAAACAAACGAGGGAATTGTGATGACGACAAGAACCCTACTAAAAAGTGAGCATGCATCTCCATTATGAATCAAGAAACTTGACTAAACAGTAATGCGACTATTTGCTAACGTTAACTCCAAAAgtaattgatcaagtgattatAGATACAAGCAAGTAGTTCCTAATCATCAATCATCAGCTCATCATTAAAGAAGTAAACAAAGAAGAATGCATTAATGTAGTCCACAGGTATAACGATACAGATAGTAAAATACCTGAGAAGTATTGAACCATTTGCCACCTTTCCATTCCATATGTGGTCGTAATTTCCAAGAGTTGaactctttttcctttttcgtatgcttaaaaaacacattatacCTATCTTCCGGAAGCTCCTTAGTTATCACACCACTCCACCAACCAAATTCATAGTAAGCATCAACCTtttccaacaacaaaaaattcTTATCCTTGAGATGAGGTGGTTGCGGTCTAATATGAAGGTAATCCACCAGCTTTTTTTCCTCTTTTGGCACTTCACCCTCTCCCGGCCGATAATACGCGACCCAAAAGTTATTGACACCGCCCGACCTCCTCTGTACGGTGGCCGGAACCCAAACATCTCGGTATTTTTCGCCCTCCAACAACACCTCCACTTTCTTGCCCGGCGCAAACATCAACCCTGCTGTTCTCTTTCGAGAAACACCAACCCAAAATTGACATAAAGATAAAAATCAGCAACTTATAAGAAAACTAAACCTTAAACCTTCTTTACATTTATTACAccat
Coding sequences within:
- the LOC122590550 gene encoding DUF724 domain-containing protein 7-like isoform X3, with product MDHTPHKSTSLSFLTKGSIVEVTSDEDGFAGAWFVATVIHPPPSISSPDHHTTTTTTTNNLVYVEYNNLLTEDGSSKLREYANVAYVRPAPEPIDNRYVEFQLNDVVDAFYRDGWWTGVITKVLDTDRYIIGFKDPPSEIEFKISDIRIHRKWVAGKWVQPQNQRTAGLMFAPGKKVEVLLEGEKYRDVWVPATVQRRSGGVNNFWVAYYRPGEGEVPKEEKKLVDYLHIRPQPPHLKDKNFLLLEKVDAYYEFGWWSGVITKELPEDRYNVFFKHTKKEKEFNSWKLRPHMEWKGGKWFNTSQGDTEGRTTRSLMDTHTDQTTPATARQSTVATLINKSTEQTNLGKHSPPSQRQKDDIEVGFVDSSEKTSVPSVGQSEGFDYEASGMNDQTFGKTENLSHGKKVRSKRGKSIELETPTADSSRKRGRSANEVKSLEASGAKVDSVETRAPEIMDGEAKKDLTLPVVMGLQCNGMTVSQGKILQKLPSKEIPDVAEVETKQPDGPLAPLTQVNKEEKVGDAASVTPKRKRGRPPKLQAISSETRVAAVDEQNGDDVGHSAVSVEDAERKDDGLPTSSGTKSSEENQEPVKEQTVLGTEQSVRKQKKYSTIKGKRGRRRTISVNAEALAQGPQDALKEKADDNLKKDSATIISDENLEKDSATRNSEASVGKSLDIMSDDQPLSRWFEGKHSPITVHGTDGSVGQPSQVSERQLEIVTFDMDADNWPFVRTTPLWQTIESLEAFRRFPQKPHFRSLLEGVKPGAREGLAIGTMVTFSTVVDKTRGLRFEDPKSTIEDCLETLVELESYGFDVEVIRERLTGLLLVKDKQEELDERSKGVEVKIEEMVQGNSAVEEIEEIDRQIRELEERRGQLLLEKENRNSEINDMQAAWEGIEEDMRKIGAEFDELASAPW
- the LOC122590550 gene encoding DUF724 domain-containing protein 2-like isoform X2, whose product is MDHTPHKSTSLSFLTKGSIVEVTSDEDGFAGAWFVATVIHPPPSISSPDHHTTTTTTTNNLVYVEYNNLLTEDGSSKLREYANVAYVRPAPEPIDNRYVEFQLNDVVDAFYRDGWWTGVITKVLDTDRYIIGFKDPPSEIEFKISDIRIHRKWVAGKWVQPQNQRTAGLMFAPGKKVEVLLEGEKYRDVWVPATVQRRSGGVNNFWVAYYRPGEGEVPKEEKKLVDYLHIRPQPPHLKDKNFLLLEKVDAYYEFGWWSGVITKELPEDRYNVFFKHTKKEKEFNSWKLRPHMEWKGGKWFNTSQGDTEGRTTRSLMDTHTDQTTPATARQSTVATLINKSTEQTNLGKHSPPSQRQKDDIEVGFVDSSEKTSVPSVGQSEGFDYEASGMNDQTFGKTENLSHGKKVRSKRGKSIELETPTADSSRKRGRSANEVKSLEASGDGAKVDSVETRAPEIMDGEAKKDLTLPVVMGLQCNGMTVSQGKILQKLPSKEIPDVAEVETKQPDGPLAPLTQVNKEEKVGDAASVTPKRKRGRPPKLQAISSETRVAVDEQNGDDVGHSAVSVEDAERKDDGLPTSSGTKSSEENQEPVKEQTVLGTEQSVRKQKKYSTIKGKRGRRRTISVNAEALAQGPQDALKEKADDNLKKDSATIISDENLEKDSATRNSEASVGKSLDIMSDDQPLSRWFEGKHSPITVHGTDGSVGQPSQVSERQLEIVTFDMDADNWPFVRTTPLWQTIESLEAFRRFPQKPHFRSLLEGVKPGAREGLAIGTMVTFSTVVDKTRGLRFEDPKSTIEDCLETLVELESYGFDVEVIRERLTGLLLVKDKQEELDERSKGVEVKIEEMVQGNSAVEEIEEIDRQIRELEERRGQLLLEKENRNSEINDMQAAWEGIEEDMRKIGAEFDELASAPW
- the LOC122590550 gene encoding DUF724 domain-containing protein 2-like isoform X1; the encoded protein is MDHTPHKSTSLSFLTKGSIVEVTSDEDGFAGAWFVATVIHPPPSISSPDHHTTTTTTTNNLVYVEYNNLLTEDGSSKLREYANVAYVRPAPEPIDNRYVEFQLNDVVDAFYRDGWWTGVITKVLDTDRYIIGFKDPPSEIEFKISDIRIHRKWVAGKWVQPQNQRTAGLMFAPGKKVEVLLEGEKYRDVWVPATVQRRSGGVNNFWVAYYRPGEGEVPKEEKKLVDYLHIRPQPPHLKDKNFLLLEKVDAYYEFGWWSGVITKELPEDRYNVFFKHTKKEKEFNSWKLRPHMEWKGGKWFNTSQGDTEGRTTRSLMDTHTDQTTPATARQSTVATLINKSTEQTNLGKHSPPSQRQKDDIEVGFVDSSEKTSVPSVGQSEGFDYEASGMNDQTFGKTENLSHGKKVRSKRGKSIELETPTADSSRKRGRSANEVKSLEASGDGAKVDSVETRAPEIMDGEAKKDLTLPVVMGLQCNGMTVSQGKILQKLPSKEIPDVAEVETKQPDGPLAPLTQVNKEEKVGDAASVTPKRKRGRPPKLQAISSETRVAAVDEQNGDDVGHSAVSVEDAERKDDGLPTSSGTKSSEENQEPVKEQTVLGTEQSVRKQKKYSTIKGKRGRRRTISVNAEALAQGPQDALKEKADDNLKKDSATIISDENLEKDSATRNSEASVGKSLDIMSDDQPLSRWFEGKHSPITVHGTDGSVGQPSQVSERQLEIVTFDMDADNWPFVRTTPLWQTIESLEAFRRFPQKPHFRSLLEGVKPGAREGLAIGTMVTFSTVVDKTRGLRFEDPKSTIEDCLETLVELESYGFDVEVIRERLTGLLLVKDKQEELDERSKGVEVKIEEMVQGNSAVEEIEEIDRQIRELEERRGQLLLEKENRNSEINDMQAAWEGIEEDMRKIGAEFDELASAPW
- the LOC122590550 gene encoding DUF724 domain-containing protein 7-like isoform X4 encodes the protein MGRWEVGPAPKSAGLMFAPGKKVEVLLEGEKYRDVWVPATVQRRSGGVNNFWVAYYRPGEGEVPKEEKKLVDYLHIRPQPPHLKDKNFLLLEKVDAYYEFGWWSGVITKELPEDRYNVFFKHTKKEKEFNSWKLRPHMEWKGGKWFNTSQGDTEGRTTRSLMDTHTDQTTPATARQSTVATLINKSTEQTNLGKHSPPSQRQKDDIEVGFVDSSEKTSVPSVGQSEGFDYEASGMNDQTFGKTENLSHGKKVRSKRGKSIELETPTADSSRKRGRSANEVKSLEASGDGAKVDSVETRAPEIMDGEAKKDLTLPVVMGLQCNGMTVSQGKILQKLPSKEIPDVAEVETKQPDGPLAPLTQVNKEEKVGDAASVTPKRKRGRPPKLQAISSETRVAAVDEQNGDDVGHSAVSVEDAERKDDGLPTSSGTKSSEENQEPVKEQTVLGTEQSVRKQKKYSTIKGKRGRRRTISVNAEALAQGPQDALKEKADDNLKKDSATIISDENLEKDSATRNSEASVGKSLDIMSDDQPLSRWFEGKHSPITVHGTDGSVGQPSQVSERQLEIVTFDMDADNWPFVRTTPLWQTIESLEAFRRFPQKPHFRSLLEGVKPGAREGLAIGTMVTFSTVVDKTRGLRFEDPKSTIEDCLETLVELESYGFDVEVIRERLTGLLLVKDKQEELDERSKGVEVKIEEMVQGNSAVEEIEEIDRQIRELEERRGQLLLEKENRNSEINDMQAAWEGIEEDMRKIGAEFDELASAPW